The following are encoded in a window of Candidatus Omnitrophota bacterium genomic DNA:
- the queC gene encoding 7-cyano-7-deazaguanine synthase QueC, whose translation MRNKKRAIVLLSGGLDSAVTLYFSRAAGFVPYCLIFDYGQRHKREIEASKKICRKSGCEFQVAKISLPWKGSALLDKKRTLPRATGDGGVRSIPATYVPGRNIIFLSFALSFAEAVAARAIFIGAHSQDYSGYPDCRPEFFRAFDKVALTGTKAGAKGSRITIHRPLLRMNKAQIIRLGNKLGVPFELTWSCYTGGGQPCGKCDSCYFRARGFLQAGLADPALR comes from the coding sequence ATGAGGAATAAGAAACGCGCGATCGTCCTGTTGTCCGGCGGATTGGATTCCGCAGTCACCCTGTATTTTTCCAGGGCTGCAGGCTTTGTTCCTTACTGTCTTATTTTTGATTACGGCCAGAGGCATAAGAGGGAGATAGAAGCGAGTAAGAAGATCTGCCGCAAGTCCGGCTGTGAATTCCAGGTGGCAAAGATCAGTTTGCCGTGGAAGGGATCGGCGCTTTTGGATAAGAAACGCACGCTTCCCAGAGCTACTGGCGATGGAGGAGTAAGATCCATACCTGCCACTTATGTGCCCGGCCGGAATATAATATTTTTGAGCTTTGCTTTATCATTTGCCGAGGCGGTGGCAGCCCGGGCGATATTCATCGGAGCGCACAGCCAGGATTATTCCGGTTATCCGGATTGCCGCCCGGAGTTTTTCCGGGCCTTTGACAAGGTCGCGTTGACCGGGACGAAAGCCGGCGCAAAAGGGTCAAGGATAACTATCCACAGGCCACTGCTCAGAATGAATAAAGCGCAGATAATCCGTTTGGGGAATAAACTGGGAGTGCCGTTTGAATTGACCTGGTCTTGCTATACAGGCGGCGGACAGCCCTGCGGCAAATGCGACAGCTGTTATTTCCGGGCCAGGGGATTTCTCCAGGCAGGCCTGGCCGACCCGGCGTTAAGATAA
- a CDS encoding N-acetylmuramoyl-L-alanine amidase: MKEEFALFLSKKAISTLLIFCWICSGCVTVPRDLSQGDAFSLYGTQYSSLAAFCQSKGINWHYDGLTRSVVLNRGVHKISLQIGNDLAVVDGSVSRMREPVEIYSGAIIMPHKFREQVLEPLFKEPAAVKPLVSFSGIRKVVIDAGHGGKDPGAIGKTGLNEKDVTLDIARRLDESLKARGVETVMTRSSDKFVPLSERVSITNNSGADIFISIHANANRARSLSGFEVYHASQAVPDSQKAAAAAKAARFNLDRGCFASSDLTLKTILWDMIYNYNRGESIELSRILCKDMDESLDARIIGVKSANFFVLRGANVPAVLIEVGFVSNGKEERLLRSGSYRQALSDGIEKSLADYCSVKSERYCR; this comes from the coding sequence ATGAAGGAGGAATTTGCTTTGTTTTTGAGCAAAAAAGCTATATCCACGCTGTTGATCTTTTGCTGGATCTGCTCGGGTTGCGTTACTGTACCGCGCGACCTGAGCCAGGGGGATGCGTTCAGCCTGTACGGGACGCAGTATTCTTCCCTGGCCGCGTTTTGCCAGAGTAAAGGGATAAACTGGCATTACGACGGTTTGACCAGGTCGGTTGTTTTGAACAGGGGCGTCCATAAGATAAGCCTGCAGATCGGCAATGATCTGGCTGTAGTTGACGGTTCGGTCAGCCGGATGAGAGAGCCGGTAGAGATATATTCCGGGGCTATTATTATGCCGCATAAATTCCGGGAACAGGTTTTAGAGCCGTTGTTCAAAGAACCGGCTGCGGTAAAACCCCTCGTGTCATTTTCGGGGATACGCAAAGTGGTTATTGACGCCGGCCACGGCGGGAAAGACCCGGGGGCTATAGGGAAAACCGGGCTAAACGAAAAGGATGTTACCCTTGATATCGCCAGGCGGCTGGACGAGTCGCTGAAGGCCAGGGGAGTGGAAACAGTAATGACCCGCTCCAGCGATAAATTCGTCCCGCTTTCCGAGCGGGTATCTATTACCAATAATTCCGGAGCGGATATTTTTATAAGCATCCACGCCAACGCCAACCGCGCCAGGAGCCTGAGCGGTTTTGAGGTATACCATGCCTCTCAGGCTGTGCCCGACAGTCAGAAGGCAGCGGCTGCTGCCAAGGCAGCCAGGTTTAATTTAGACCGCGGATGTTTTGCCAGCAGCGATCTGACCCTCAAAACGATACTCTGGGATATGATCTACAATTATAACCGGGGCGAATCGATAGAATTATCCCGGATATTATGCAAGGATATGGACGAAAGCCTGGATGCGCGGATCATTGGGGTGAAAAGCGCTAATTTTTTTGTGCTCCGAGGGGCGAATGTCCCTGCGGTATTGATCGAGGTGGGATTTGTGTCTAACGGCAAGGAAGAGCGGTTATTGCGCAGCGGATCTTACCGCCAGGCCCTGTCGGACGGTATTGAAAAAAGCCTGGCGGATTATTGCTCTGTCAAATCAGAAAGGTACTGCAGATGA
- a CDS encoding TolC family protein → MRRLSVFIMFLCAAAVFICDIAQAEEHLPVSPALRIGLAETIQRALDTSEEISIKSNQVIKTQGAYQEVRSGMLPHISAQSSWTDNMNYPSAADKTDYAMDGGISASQVLWSFGKVMYAVNAAKKAIDASRFNREAGRQDVIYAAKLSYYSTLLSRNTLSITERSYANVLESKELMTKRSYGGRSSKYEILRMNAEVASRVPTVNEARTEFDTATETLKKLINVDPDSRVDLVGEFSDKYEEFDYKALVIAMREREPSLKSLRVGIESADEQVKSRYAGFLPTLSAVSSLSRSGGSNQHRFLRDNEMDRYASVGFRVDIPLWEGGLKEAQLAQAQADKEIAVLKSRQADKELLLELKKAYLEYQQYKSNLSANIEAVNLADESFKQSQEMFASGQIDLTDLNDAELLLTNQRLNKEMTLFNINITLAKIEKLIAGQYNERPVDAQS, encoded by the coding sequence ATGAGAAGGTTATCCGTGTTTATCATGTTTTTATGCGCTGCCGCGGTATTTATCTGTGATATAGCGCAGGCAGAAGAACATCTGCCGGTAAGCCCGGCTCTGCGGATAGGGCTGGCGGAGACTATCCAGCGTGCCCTGGACACCAGCGAGGAAATAAGCATCAAGAGTAACCAGGTTATAAAGACTCAAGGGGCATATCAGGAAGTGCGTTCGGGAATGTTGCCCCATATAAGCGCTCAATCATCATGGACCGACAATATGAACTATCCATCTGCGGCGGATAAGACTGACTATGCTATGGATGGGGGGATCAGTGCATCTCAAGTCCTTTGGTCATTCGGCAAGGTTATGTACGCGGTTAATGCAGCTAAGAAGGCGATAGACGCCAGCAGATTCAATCGCGAAGCAGGCAGGCAGGATGTTATTTACGCGGCAAAGTTAAGTTACTACAGCACGCTGTTATCCAGGAATACTTTGTCTATAACCGAAAGATCATACGCTAATGTTCTTGAGAGTAAAGAGCTTATGACTAAACGCTCATATGGGGGCCGCAGTTCTAAATATGAGATCCTTAGAATGAACGCGGAAGTTGCCAGCAGGGTGCCCACGGTAAATGAGGCCAGGACCGAGTTTGACACGGCAACTGAGACTTTGAAGAAATTGATCAATGTTGATCCGGACAGCCGGGTTGATCTTGTGGGCGAATTCAGCGATAAATACGAGGAATTTGATTATAAGGCATTGGTTATCGCTATGCGGGAACGCGAACCTTCGCTAAAAAGCCTGCGGGTGGGGATTGAATCCGCTGATGAGCAGGTAAAAAGCAGATATGCCGGGTTTTTGCCCACACTATCGGCAGTTTCTTCCTTAAGCCGGTCAGGGGGGTCTAATCAGCATCGTTTTTTGCGCGATAATGAAATGGACCGTTATGCCAGCGTAGGTTTTCGGGTCGATATACCTTTGTGGGAAGGCGGCTTAAAAGAGGCGCAGTTGGCCCAGGCTCAGGCGGATAAAGAAATAGCGGTTCTAAAGAGCCGGCAGGCGGATAAAGAGCTTCTCTTGGAACTCAAAAAAGCATACCTGGAATATCAACAGTATAAAAGCAATCTCTCGGCGAATATCGAGGCGGTCAACCTGGCCGACGAGTCGTTCAAACAATCGCAGGAGATGTTCGCCTCCGGACAGATCGATCTTACGGACCTGAACGACGCGGAACTGCTTTTGACCAACCAAAGGCTGAATAAAGAAATGACCTTGTTCAATATTAATATAACCCTGGCAAAGATAGAGAAGTTGATCGCGGGGCAGTATAACGAAAGGCCGGTCGATGCGCAATCGTAA
- a CDS encoding TetR/AcrR family transcriptional regulator: MQVKEYSLRERKHAQTKIAIVNAFVGALEKSRFEDISIRWICKEVNISEGTFFNYFSEKLDMINYYTQLLFLKIIWEARQVAEEDKFPGFIEAVFTKLADEHKNANIIYKMISVLLLQQEKPKELVVPAIERKMLFPDYPGIEDIPLAFPDEFFRSYLEKMYKKGLLPADVKVNDLKVSLNAIMIGTLLALKFDDLDNKKYHYLRQLRLLWQGLGIKNTTRRK; encoded by the coding sequence ATGCAGGTTAAAGAGTATTCATTGCGTGAAAGAAAGCACGCCCAGACCAAGATCGCGATAGTTAATGCTTTCGTTGGCGCCCTGGAAAAATCCCGGTTTGAGGATATCTCCATTCGCTGGATCTGTAAGGAAGTGAATATTTCCGAAGGGACTTTCTTTAATTATTTCTCCGAGAAGTTAGATATGATCAATTATTACACCCAACTGCTTTTCCTTAAGATCATCTGGGAGGCGCGCCAGGTGGCGGAAGAGGATAAATTCCCCGGTTTTATCGAAGCAGTCTTCACCAAGCTGGCCGATGAACATAAGAACGCTAATATTATTTATAAGATGATCTCGGTCCTGCTTCTTCAGCAGGAAAAGCCGAAAGAGTTGGTTGTTCCCGCGATCGAACGCAAGATGCTTTTTCCCGATTATCCGGGAATAGAGGATATCCCGTTGGCTTTTCCCGATGAATTTTTCAGGTCATACCTTGAAAAAATGTATAAAAAAGGGCTGCTTCCCGCGGATGTTAAGGTGAATGACCTGAAGGTGTCGCTGAATGCGATTATGATTGGAACGTTACTGGCGCTTAAATTCGATGATCTGGACAACAAGAAGTACCATTATTTACGTCAATTGCGCCTGCTTTGGCAGGGATTGGGTATCAAGAATACGACGAGGCGAAAATGA
- a CDS encoding HD domain-containing protein: protein MEDLRLLFLITKLLGKNKPILEHGRRVAKLACAIGETMKYCDAGLEHIRFAAIVHDIGKTRLLADIVNKPGALDENERVLIRRHPELGYRLLKFVRSDLIVAEVALQHHERMDGSGYPFGLKAKDINPVSRIITVCDVIDTMVSPQVYRPALSMDKALEEIAKNSGSLYDPKVADVILAFGKKGKLGG from the coding sequence ATGGAAGATCTAAGGCTGTTGTTTTTGATCACTAAATTGCTGGGCAAGAATAAGCCGATACTTGAACATGGCAGGCGTGTGGCAAAACTCGCCTGCGCTATCGGCGAGACGATGAAATATTGCGACGCGGGGCTTGAGCATATCCGCTTCGCCGCGATCGTCCACGATATCGGAAAAACCCGGTTATTGGCTGATATAGTCAATAAGCCCGGGGCGCTCGACGAGAATGAGCGCGTCTTGATAAGAAGGCACCCTGAGCTGGGATACCGTTTGTTGAAATTCGTCAGGTCCGATCTGATCGTAGCGGAGGTCGCGTTGCAGCATCACGAGCGGATGGACGGCTCAGGATACCCGTTCGGATTAAAAGCGAAAGATATAAACCCCGTTTCCAGGATAATAACTGTTTGCGATGTGATCGACACGATGGTATCTCCGCAGGTATATAGGCCGGCATTATCTATGGACAAGGCGCTCGAGGAGATCGCGAAAAACAGCGGTTCATTATACGATCCTAAAGTAGCTGATGTCATCCTGGCGTTTGGTAAAAAAGGGAAATTGGGCGGTTAA
- the queD gene encoding 6-carboxytetrahydropterin synthase QueD encodes MYKVKVEGVFSSAHNLRGYKGKCEDLHGHNWRVEAVVSGDKLDKIGMLMDFKLLKERLNFLLETLDHKYLNKQKPFNKTNPTSENIARYIYDRLKLKVRDLRAVTVWENNTSCATYEE; translated from the coding sequence ATGTATAAAGTAAAAGTGGAAGGGGTTTTTAGCTCCGCACATAACCTGCGCGGATATAAAGGCAAATGCGAGGACCTCCACGGCCATAACTGGAGGGTGGAGGCGGTTGTCTCAGGCGATAAGCTGGATAAGATCGGCATGCTTATGGATTTTAAATTGCTCAAAGAAAGATTGAATTTTCTCCTGGAAACACTTGACCATAAATATCTGAACAAACAGAAGCCGTTCAACAAGACAAACCCCACTTCCGAGAATATCGCCAGGTATATTTACGACAGGCTGAAACTGAAGGTCAGGGACCTGAGAGCTGTGACAGTTTGGGAAAATAACACCAGTTGTGCTACTTATGAGGAATAA
- the smpB gene encoding SsrA-binding protein SmpB, translated as MSDTIATNKQAFRDYFIQETVEAGVELRGSEVKSLRAGHISFSDSFARIDKGQVFLYNTHISPYEQASYLNSEPVRVRKLLLHRKQIAKLDAQMSQGGLALIPLKAYFNSHGFVKVELALCKGKKFYDKREDIKRREVDRKIRQTIKSRNR; from the coding sequence ATGAGCGATACAATAGCTACCAATAAACAGGCATTCCGCGATTACTTCATTCAAGAAACGGTTGAAGCCGGCGTTGAATTAAGGGGCAGCGAAGTTAAATCCTTAAGGGCCGGACATATCAGCTTCAGCGATAGTTTCGCCAGGATCGATAAAGGCCAGGTTTTTTTATATAACACGCATATAAGTCCTTATGAGCAGGCGAGTTATCTTAACAGCGAGCCTGTGCGCGTGCGCAAATTGCTTTTGCACCGCAAACAGATAGCCAAACTTGATGCCCAGATGAGTCAGGGTGGGCTGGCTTTGATCCCTTTGAAGGCTTATTTTAATTCTCACGGATTTGTCAAGGTTGAACTGGCTTTGTGCAAGGGCAAGAAATTTTATGATAAGCGTGAGGATATCAAGCGCCGGGAAGTTGACCGGAAGATCCGGCAGACCATTAAGAGCCGGAACAGGTGA
- a CDS encoding AEC family transporter, with amino-acid sequence MLFEAFSATIVGVGQSFVLGAIGYFIIKRNFLGAEGLNALSRLVIEITLPLLIFCRLIRDFDPALYPQWWIFPLLSIAITAVALTIGFIFSGFSRKVQERLQFLSLVSFQNSGYLPLVLFASILSKDKADVMFIYLFLFLLGFNLLMFSLGTYLLTYSKSRKFDWWSLLNPPVIATLSGLLVVFLGAAGFIPGAVLKPLEMAGDCTLPLAIFVVGGNIAAIKCSGKYNKAIGLMVLVKLVILPVLGLWAVYLFKLPDLLGLLIVMQLAMPPAANLSVIVSQYKQEDCLVSQGIFYSHILCIVTIPLFLSLYFAISMLK; translated from the coding sequence GTGCTTTTTGAGGCATTTTCCGCTACTATAGTAGGGGTAGGCCAGAGTTTTGTTCTGGGCGCGATAGGCTATTTTATAATCAAGCGTAACTTTTTGGGGGCAGAAGGGTTAAACGCTCTTAGCCGTTTGGTGATCGAAATCACCCTGCCGTTGTTGATATTTTGCCGGTTGATCCGGGATTTTGACCCCGCGCTTTATCCTCAATGGTGGATATTTCCCCTTTTGAGCATAGCGATAACCGCCGTGGCATTGACAATCGGTTTTATTTTTTCCGGTTTCTCGCGGAAGGTACAGGAAAGGCTGCAGTTCTTAAGCCTGGTTTCTTTTCAGAACTCAGGGTATTTGCCGCTGGTTCTGTTCGCTTCTATCCTGTCTAAGGATAAAGCTGATGTTATGTTCATTTACCTTTTCTTGTTCCTGCTGGGTTTTAATTTGTTGATGTTTTCTTTGGGGACGTATCTTTTGACATATAGCAAATCCAGGAAATTCGACTGGTGGAGCCTGCTTAATCCTCCGGTGATCGCCACGCTGTCCGGTTTGCTTGTTGTTTTCCTGGGTGCAGCCGGATTTATACCCGGGGCTGTGCTTAAGCCGCTGGAAATGGCCGGGGATTGCACTCTGCCTTTAGCCATTTTTGTGGTCGGAGGGAATATAGCTGCGATAAAATGCTCCGGTAAATATAATAAGGCGATCGGTTTAATGGTTTTAGTTAAGCTGGTCATTTTGCCGGTTTTAGGTTTATGGGCGGTATATCTGTTCAAACTGCCGGATCTTTTGGGTTTGTTGATCGTTATGCAGCTGGCTATGCCGCCTGCCGCAAATTTGTCGGTTATAGTCAGCCAATATAAACAAGAGGACTGTCTGGTCAGCCAGGGGATATTTTACAGCCATATCTTGTGCATAGTGACCATACCTCTGTTTTTAAGTTTATATTTTGCCATAAGTATGCTAAAATGA
- the murI gene encoding glutamate racemase has product MQMRSIGVFDSGVGGLTVVRELIRQMPNEDIVYFGDTARVPYGIKSKETVIRFSIENILFLLKHDVKLICVACNTVSSLALPVIRHHFKVPIVGVIGPGVREGVYATQNKRIGVIGTHGTIKSRAYENEIKHLDPDIKVTAVACPLFVPLVEEGWLDGEVVMKVAAAYLKPLKDNKVDTVIMGCTHYPLLKPVIRKVMGDGVKVIDSAKQVAMEVNKILSADGLLKKSGKGKHRFFVSDNPEWFSGLAERFMGRPITNATRVNNV; this is encoded by the coding sequence CTGCAGATGAGATCGATCGGCGTATTTGATTCGGGCGTGGGCGGGCTTACGGTGGTCAGGGAATTGATCCGCCAGATGCCTAACGAGGATATCGTTTATTTCGGGGATACCGCCAGGGTCCCTTACGGGATAAAGTCCAAGGAAACAGTCATCCGTTTCTCTATTGAGAACATACTTTTTCTTCTTAAACATGATGTTAAGCTTATCTGTGTGGCCTGTAACACGGTCTCCAGCCTGGCCCTTCCGGTGATCCGGCATCATTTCAAGGTGCCTATAGTCGGTGTTATCGGCCCCGGGGTCAGGGAAGGGGTTTACGCCACCCAGAACAAGCGCATCGGGGTTATCGGCACGCACGGGACGATCAAAAGCCGCGCTTATGAGAATGAGATCAAACATCTTGATCCGGATATAAAAGTGACGGCGGTAGCCTGCCCTTTATTCGTACCCTTGGTAGAGGAGGGCTGGCTGGACGGCGAAGTGGTGATGAAAGTCGCGGCGGCCTATCTTAAACCGTTAAAGGATAATAAGGTGGATACGGTGATCATGGGTTGCACCCATTATCCTTTGCTCAAGCCGGTGATCCGCAAGGTTATGGGCGACGGGGTCAAGGTGATCGATTCAGCTAAACAAGTGGCTATGGAAGTGAACAAGATACTTTCCGCTGACGGGCTTTTGAAAAAGTCCGGTAAAGGAAAACACCGTTTTTTTGTCAGCGATAATCCGGAATGGTTCAGCGGCCTGGCGGAAAGGTTTATGGGCCGGCCGATAACTAACGCTACCAGGGTGAACAATGTATAA
- a CDS encoding efflux RND transporter permease subunit codes for MIEFFVKHRITTIMFVLVFVVLGLYSYSNLMIEKTPKIDFPIVTVSVTYPGATPVEVETQVVKKIEDAISEVSEIKKIKSQSYDSFGYIFVEFLLSADVNIKSIEVKDKVEAILNDLPDAVEKPVIEKYDPLIEPVLDMVLTSDSGDLREAYEYADKTLKTKFSSIRGVAKVDVYGGKKRQVNVWLDPMLMKQHYISINEVVAALMARNKNVPAGDIEKGFDALSVRFTGEFQSVEEIADTRLVSSDGGEFKLKDVARVEDSYKKISSIARYNAKEVVGLSVNKASDGNSVFIAQEMKKRLGDLRKGLPQGMRLDIATDTTTFIVNETLDTEWNIIVGIIFTVGLLLLFLGRWDMSFISAIIIPASIISTLFPVWMSGFSINMMTLLAIATVLGTLISNALVILENVMVHLSRHDDPERAAIDGTKEVIVPIIASAGTNLVVFLPIAMMGGIVGLMMKSFGLTVVYATCFSLLASFVLTPMLCAAMLKPAKVKKPAGPGVMAAVTAKLKILPAWIDSGMDWLKKEYKHIFELMFRFPRWTIVLSGLVLIGSFLLMPFVENDFGPKSDEDKIVINLSLPQGSTIERTAAAVKQIEVFLETIPEKKAYLTNIGDNGVENAKITLDLVASTQRKRSDLKIIDTLMNFLSGIPDVEASCARQGMGSMTDGDVAIDLYGTDYGVMVDMARQMKEVMYKSGNFQSIILSYKSPKKEMSLKPNEEKLNEFGLNAASVGAVMRYSIYGEDSNVYKEKGEEYKVNVEVDDRYARNFDDIKEISILSRKGLIPINELGELKIEKAIPTIWRRDRQRIIRLDGYLGKSSLGVVSRDLDKKFKKIKFPAGYSYKYSGESEYMAESNTELGKAGLLAVILTFMLLCAIMNSLIAYPLAVMVTVLTSIAGMILGLFFLNQSVNIASMMGMVMLVGMVVNNAILLLNQTLVNMKEGLAVKDALWQGASDKFRAIIMTSLSIILGVVPQMWSLSIIKQSMGAVMIGGMLASIVFTFVLVPVVFWYLESLERKIFRS; via the coding sequence ATGATAGAATTTTTTGTAAAACACCGGATCACTACGATTATGTTTGTCCTGGTCTTCGTGGTTCTGGGGCTATACAGTTATTCAAACCTGATGATCGAGAAAACGCCTAAGATCGATTTCCCGATCGTCACGGTTTCGGTCACCTATCCGGGGGCTACTCCGGTGGAAGTGGAGACCCAGGTGGTCAAGAAGATCGAGGACGCTATCTCAGAAGTCTCCGAGATCAAAAAGATCAAAAGCCAGTCTTATGACAGCTTCGGCTACATTTTCGTGGAATTCCTTCTTTCGGCGGACGTGAATATCAAGTCGATTGAGGTTAAAGATAAGGTTGAGGCTATTCTTAACGATCTGCCGGACGCGGTGGAAAAGCCGGTTATCGAGAAATACGACCCTTTGATCGAGCCGGTGCTGGATATGGTCCTGACCAGCGACAGCGGGGACCTGCGGGAGGCGTATGAATACGCGGATAAGACCTTAAAGACTAAATTTTCCTCTATCCGGGGCGTGGCTAAAGTCGATGTGTATGGCGGCAAGAAACGCCAGGTGAATGTTTGGCTTGATCCCATGCTGATGAAACAGCATTATATCAGCATCAATGAGGTTGTCGCGGCGTTGATGGCCCGCAACAAGAATGTGCCGGCTGGGGATATCGAAAAAGGGTTTGATGCCTTGAGCGTGCGCTTTACCGGCGAGTTCCAGAGCGTGGAAGAGATCGCCGATACCCGGCTGGTTTCCTCGGACGGCGGGGAATTTAAGCTTAAGGATGTTGCCAGGGTTGAGGACAGTTATAAAAAGATATCCAGCATCGCCAGGTATAACGCAAAGGAAGTGGTCGGGCTCTCCGTAAATAAGGCCTCTGACGGCAATTCCGTGTTCATCGCCCAGGAGATGAAGAAGCGGCTTGGTGATTTACGCAAAGGCCTGCCTCAGGGCATGCGCCTGGATATCGCCACCGACACCACGACCTTTATCGTTAACGAGACTTTAGACACTGAATGGAATATTATTGTCGGTATCATTTTTACCGTCGGACTGTTATTGTTATTTCTGGGCCGCTGGGATATGTCTTTTATCTCCGCGATCATTATCCCCGCGTCCATCATTTCTACGTTGTTCCCGGTGTGGATGTCGGGTTTTTCTATCAACATGATGACTTTGCTGGCTATCGCCACGGTATTGGGCACGCTTATTTCCAATGCCCTGGTTATTCTGGAAAACGTTATGGTCCATCTTAGCCGCCATGATGATCCGGAAAGGGCGGCGATCGACGGGACCAAAGAAGTAATTGTGCCGATTATCGCGTCTGCCGGAACGAACCTGGTGGTTTTTCTGCCTATCGCCATGATGGGAGGGATAGTCGGGCTGATGATGAAGTCTTTCGGGCTTACCGTGGTTTACGCCACCTGTTTTTCCCTGCTGGCCTCGTTCGTCCTTACCCCGATGTTATGCGCGGCAATGCTCAAGCCTGCCAAGGTTAAGAAGCCCGCGGGACCCGGGGTAATGGCGGCCGTAACCGCTAAATTAAAGATCTTGCCGGCCTGGATCGATAGCGGAATGGATTGGCTTAAGAAAGAATATAAACATATTTTTGAACTGATGTTCCGTTTTCCGCGCTGGACCATTGTTCTTTCCGGCCTGGTGTTGATCGGATCGTTCTTGCTGATGCCTTTTGTGGAAAATGATTTCGGCCCTAAATCTGACGAGGACAAAATTGTCATTAATCTTTCACTGCCTCAGGGTTCGACCATCGAGCGCACCGCAGCGGCGGTGAAACAGATCGAGGTTTTTCTGGAAACCATTCCGGAGAAAAAGGCGTATTTGACCAATATCGGGGATAACGGGGTGGAGAACGCCAAGATCACCCTGGATCTGGTCGCTTCGACGCAGCGTAAACGCAGCGACCTGAAGATCATCGATACGCTGATGAATTTCCTTTCCGGGATCCCGGATGTGGAAGCCAGCTGTGCGCGCCAGGGCATGGGTTCGATGACCGACGGCGACGTGGCTATAGACCTGTATGGAACGGATTACGGCGTGATGGTGGATATGGCCAGGCAGATGAAAGAGGTAATGTACAAGAGCGGTAATTTCCAAAGCATTATCCTGTCGTATAAATCGCCTAAAAAAGAGATGAGTTTAAAGCCTAACGAGGAAAAGCTTAATGAATTCGGGTTGAATGCCGCCAGCGTAGGCGCGGTAATGCGTTATTCCATCTACGGCGAGGATTCCAACGTCTATAAAGAAAAGGGCGAAGAATATAAAGTAAACGTGGAGGTCGATGACCGCTATGCCCGCAATTTCGACGATATCAAGGAGATCTCCATACTTTCACGCAAAGGCCTGATCCCGATCAATGAACTGGGAGAACTTAAAATCGAAAAGGCCATTCCCACGATCTGGCGCAGGGACAGGCAGCGGATCATCCGGCTTGACGGTTATTTGGGTAAGAGTTCTTTGGGGGTTGTGAGCAGGGATCTGGACAAGAAGTTCAAAAAGATCAAATTCCCCGCCGGGTACAGCTATAAGTATTCCGGCGAATCGGAGTATATGGCGGAGTCGAACACGGAGCTGGGCAAAGCGGGCCTTCTCGCGGTAATTTTGACATTTATGTTATTATGCGCGATCATGAATTCTTTGATCGCCTATCCCTTGGCGGTTATGGTCACGGTGCTGACTTCCATCGCCGGGATGATACTGGGGCTGTTCTTTCTGAATCAGAGCGTCAATATCGCCTCGATGATGGGGATGGTCATGCTGGTGGGGATGGTGGTGAATAACGCCATCCTGCTTCTGAACCAGACTCTGGTGAATATGAAAGAAGGGCTGGCGGTCAAGGACGCGCTGTGGCAGGGCGCGTCGGATAAATTCCGGGCGATCATCATGACCTCGCTTTCTATAATATTGGGCGTAGTCCCGCAGATGTGGAGTTTGAGCATTATTAAACAGTCTATGGGCGCGGTGATGATCGGCGGGATGCTGGCGTCGATCGTTTTTACTTTTGTCCTGGTGCCGGTGGTATTCTGGTACCTGGAATCCTTAGAAAGGAAAATCTTCAGATCCTGA
- a CDS encoding 7-carboxy-7-deazaguanine synthase QueE: MNGQVTEIFESMQGEGIYLGERQIFVRLFGCNLKCSFCDTRVFRFKQYQPQELVNELLSFGDIYHSVSFTGGEPLLQKDFLKETLKLSRAAGFKNYLETNGTLPDELSEIIDLVDIVSMDFKLPSSTGGGDLWQKHRRFLEVSSASEVFVKAVVNESTVEEDISRAIEVINSVNPTVVLVLQPDSRVEFAVLKKKIDHYKGICARNNIITCIIPQVHKIAGVK; encoded by the coding sequence ATGAACGGGCAAGTTACGGAGATATTCGAAAGTATGCAGGGCGAGGGCATATACCTCGGCGAAAGGCAGATCTTTGTCCGTCTTTTCGGCTGTAACCTGAAATGCTCTTTTTGCGACACGCGGGTTTTCCGGTTCAAGCAGTATCAACCGCAGGAACTGGTCAACGAACTGCTTTCGTTCGGCGATATTTATCATTCGGTAAGTTTCACCGGAGGCGAGCCTCTTTTACAGAAAGATTTCCTGAAAGAAACGCTGAAGCTCAGCCGGGCCGCGGGGTTTAAGAATTACCTGGAGACCAACGGCACCCTGCCTGACGAGTTGTCCGAGATTATCGACCTGGTAGACATAGTATCGATGGATTTTAAACTGCCTTCTTCGACCGGCGGAGGTGATCTTTGGCAGAAGCATCGCCGGTTCCTGGAAGTGAGCTCGGCCAGTGAGGTGTTTGTAAAAGCGGTGGTCAACGAGTCGACTGTCGAAGAGGATATATCGCGGGCAATAGAAGTGATCAATTCAGTCAATCCCACGGTGGTCCTGGTGTTGCAGCCGGACAGCCGGGTGGAATTCGCTGTTTTGAAAAAGAAGATCGATCATTATAAGGGGATTTGCGCGCGGAATAATATCATTACTTGTATTATTCCACAGGTGCATAAAATAGCAGGAGTTAAATAA